A portion of the Pseudomonas synxantha BG33R genome contains these proteins:
- a CDS encoding helix-turn-helix domain-containing protein, with product MHETGKPYPHKGYISERSAELMRGIGNGIEIARIRRRLKISTICSRAGITRQTYQRLRQGEAGVSLGVLMNVLSAMDLEEGMASIASPELDQVGITMSLAREPERIRTEGEPDVLEADW from the coding sequence AAGGGTATATCTCAGAGAGAAGCGCTGAACTGATGAGAGGTATCGGGAACGGTATCGAAATAGCCCGCATTCGTCGCCGGTTGAAAATCTCGACCATATGCAGCCGGGCGGGCATTACACGACAGACGTATCAGCGGCTGAGACAGGGCGAGGCCGGCGTATCCCTCGGCGTGCTGATGAATGTGCTTAGCGCGATGGACCTGGAAGAAGGTATGGCGAGCATTGCGTCACCAGAACTTGACCAGGTTGGGATTACCATGAGCCTGGCCCGTGAGCCTGAGCGAATTCGCACTGAAGGAGAACCCGATGTCCTGGAAGCCGATTGGTAA
- a CDS encoding HipA domain-containing protein, whose product MLIGNSDDHLKQTGLLLTSASGYSLAPVFDVLPHPTQLGLQALIIGNEGRVSSVSNLLSTPERFGLGAEEARSIVKDMYAVVREASGFFEAAGCSGADVRMLSNVCTRFAADLV is encoded by the coding sequence GTGCTGATCGGCAATAGCGACGACCACCTGAAACAAACCGGACTGCTATTGACCAGCGCTTCGGGCTATTCCCTTGCACCAGTATTTGACGTGTTGCCTCACCCCACGCAACTAGGCTTGCAGGCGTTGATCATCGGGAATGAGGGCAGGGTATCGTCTGTCAGCAACTTGCTGAGTACGCCTGAACGCTTTGGGTTGGGCGCGGAGGAAGCAAGGTCCATCGTCAAGGATATGTATGCCGTCGTGCGAGAAGCCTCCGGCTTTTTCGAAGCGGCAGGCTGTAGCGGTGCCGATGTGCGCATGCTTTCCAATGTGTGTACACGATTTGCAGCGGACCTGGTGTAG